One Longimicrobiaceae bacterium genomic window, CGCCTTGACGCGAGCTACTTGGCGGACGGGTCCGCCTGCATCATGCCGAAGAGCGTGCCTTCGGGGTCGACGCAGTACGCCAGCCAGCCCACGCCGGGCACGGCCATCTTGGGAAGTGCGACCGTGCCGCCGGCGCTCGTGACCTTCTCCACGAACTCGTCTACCGAGGGCACGTCGATGGTGTTGACGGTGCCGGCGGGGCCCGGGTTCCGCCGCGTCATCCCGCCGTCGATGCCCGGCGTTCCCGTCTCCCCCGTCTTGATCAGCCAGTAGTCCTGCGGCCCCTCCCACTTCTGGACGGACCACCCGAACACGCCGGAGTAGAACGATGCGAGGCGCTCGGGATCGTCGGCGCTGATCTCGAAGTGCACGGGACGCGGCATGAGAAGCCTCCTGGCAGGCGGTGGATGGCGGTCGCGCAAGGTCGCTCGATGCACCCGAAGATTGCCGCCCACCGCTCTCCCGACAAGCAAACGTGTGGAGGCGCGACCATCGCGCCACCACCGGCAAACAACCACTCGATGGGAAGCTTTCCGCGCCGGAACGCCTCGCCCGGGCGCGTGAACGCGCGGGCTACAACGGCGCGAAGCCGCTCCGCGGCTGCTCCCGCATCGTCATCCCGATACCGGCGCGGTCGGGCAAGGCGACTCGCTGGCGGGCAGCGAGCATTCTCCCCAAACGACGATCGCCCGTCCTCCCCACGTGTGGGAAGGACGGGCGAGGTCTGCGAGCCGGGTAGCGATCAGGTCTTCGCGGGCGCCGCGGCTGGGGCCGCTCCTCCGGCGACCGCCTTGGGCGTGCGACCGCCCAGGTGGTTGCGGCCCAGGTGCGACTCCATGCTCTGCGGGTACGTGACCGTGCGCGGATCGCCGTCGGACACGTAGCGCGAGCCTGGGTTGCGGTCGTAGGCCGCGAGCTGCGCGTCGAGCGCGCCGGGCGCCGCGATCACGCGGTTCACCGAGTGCGGGTCGTAGCGCGCGTCGAACGGCGACTCGTTGGGCCCGCCGGACACCTCCAGCACCGTCTGCTGCGTGTACGTCTTGCCGTTGCGGTAGGTGCCGTGCCAGGCGAGCTGCCGGTTCTTGGGCCACAGCCCCAGCGGCAGCGCGAACGTCACGATCTTGTAGTCCGCCGGCAGGTAGTGCGAGATGGAGTCGATGCCGCTGCCGATCTGGTCCTGCACGAACGCGTCCGGGTACTGGCTGAGCTTGGCATGCCACATGGTGTGGTTGCAGATCTCGTGGCCCTGGCTCAGCACGTAGTCCACCTTGCGCTTGATCTCGGCCTCGCGCTGCGCCTTGGGCACCTCCTTGCTCTTCTTCTCGCCCCAGAAGTTGGACGGGTGCTCGGCGCCGGGCAGCACGCAGAAGGTGCCGCCGCCGCTCCACGCCGGGTTGCGCTGCTTGAACGCCGTCCACATCCCCACCATGGTGTTGGGGTCGATCTGGCCGTTGGGCAGGTAGTAGAACTGGCCCAGCGACGAGTCGTCGAACACGAACACCACCGGCGTGGTGCCGGCGGGCAGGTTGATGTCGCCGTCGGCCACCTGGCGCATGGTCACGGGCCGGTAGCCCTTCTGGTACAGCGTCTCCAGGTCGTGCTGGAAGTGGGCGCGCGAGCGGTACCACTCGCCCTCCTTGTCGCCCAGGCGGTGGTACTCCAGCACCATGATGGTGCCCAACTCGTTGGGAGGCAGGTTCGACGTGGGCCCCACCGGCCCGGTGGGCGCGGTCTGCGAGGCGCCGGCGTTGGCGGCCTGCGCGGCGCCGCTGTCCGCCGTGCCGCCAGTGGTCGCGCCGCCGTTCGCCGCCACCTGGCCGTTGGCGGCCGCGCCGCCGTTGTCCTTGCCGCCGCACGCGGCGAGCGCGAGCGCGAAGGCCGCCGCTAGGGCGGCCGTGGTCTTGTGTTGCATGAAGGTCCGCATGGCTCTCGGGAACTTGGCGTGCGCACGGGCGGGGCCAAGCCGGCCCCGCGCATCGGCGCCCGCCGGGTGCAAGGAATGTGCTACCGCAAGGCCGATGCGCCGCGCCGTCACTCTTCTGCCGCCGCGCCCTCTTCCCCCTCCTCCGCGGCCTCTTCCAGCAGGCGCGGCAGCAGCGTCTCGGCCAGGGTCGCCAGGGTGCGCTGGTAGAGCACGCGGGAGCGGGACTCCGGCTCGCCCATGCGGTCCACGTACAGCTCCACGCTGCGCGCGGGGTCCGCATCGGCCTCCAGCAGGTCCACGAAGGCCAGCGCGTGCTCCATGTGCATGCGCATCAGCGCCTCTTCGGCGCGGGCGGCGGCCAGCTCCATCCACAGCTCCTCCTCGGCGCTGCGGCGGCGGGCGCGCTGGATGTAGCGCACGGCCCCCACGGGCGTGACGTAGCGCCAGTTGAACCCGCGCCCGCGGGGCCGATCGCGCGCCAGGTCGCCGGTGGGCGCGCTCTCGCTGAGCAGGCGCAGCGCGCGCGTCTGCACCAGCCCGGCCTCCTCGCCGTCGAGCGCCATGATCTCCAGGTAGCGCTCGATGGCCTCGTCGAAGGGCATGCGCGGCGCCAGGATCGCCACCAGGTCCAGGGCCTGCGCGGCGTGGGTCTCGGTGCGGGCCTCGCGGGCGGCGGCGACCGCCAGGTCCAGGCGGCGGCGAAGCTCGGCGGGAAGGCGCTGGTGCCAGATGGTGGTGGGGGCCGCCATGGGGGCTGCTCCGTGGGCGAAGGTGTTGCGGCGGGCGCGATTGCCGCCGGGTGCTCTGCGTGGTACTGTTGGGTCCGCGCGCGAAGCGTGCCGCCGCGCGCGGCACGGGCGCACAAGATGCCGAACGCGCCCGCGGCGGACAACTCCCGCGCGGGCCTACGCCGAACACGGGCAGGGACGAAAGATGGCACTCTCGCGGAGTTCCTCGTGGAAGGAGCACCGGCTGGCGGACAGGCTGGACGTGGACGGCGCCGAGTACAGCGTGGACCTCGTCGCGCGCAAGGCGACGGGCGTGGATGGGTGGAAGGTGACCGTCGTCTTCCTCCCGCGTGGCGACGGCGGCGAGGTGAAGGCCGAGCTGCCCAACGCCGCCTCCACCGCCGAGGTGCGGCGCCTGGTCACGGAGCTGGAGGGCGCCGAGGACCGCCTGCGCGATCTCTTCCGCCAGGGCGCCGGGGCCTGAGCGCGGCTGCCGCGGACGGACCGCATCTCCCGGCCGGCCCGCCCGCCGATCCCGCGGCGGCGGGCGGGACCGGGCCGGGCGGCGGGCTGCTGTGGTGGGTCGAGGGCGAGTGGGTGGAGAACCTGCTCCCCTCGCTGCTGGCACCGGGGCTGCGCCTTCTCTTCGTCGGCTTCAACCCGAGCGTGCGGGCGGCGCGGCTGGGGCACTACTACGCCGGCCGCAACAACCAGTTCTGGGCGCTGCTCGGTGCGTCGGGCATCACGCCGCGCCGCCTGGCGTACACGGAAGACCGTCTCGTCTCCACCCTCGGCATCGGCATCACGGACCTGGTCCCGCGCCCCACGCGCGCGGCGGCGGACGTGTCCGAGGCGGAGTACCGCGCAGGCGCCGCGCGCCTTCGCGAGCGGCTGGCGGAGCTTCGGCCGGCGGTCGTCCCGTACAACGGGAAGGGCGTCTATCTGCGCGCCGCACGCGTGGCGACCGCGCCGTGGGGCCTCCAGCCGGGGCGGATCGTGCCCGGCGTGGCGGACTTCGTGGTCCCCAGTCCCAGCGGCCTCGCCCGCCTGCCCTTCGCCGAGAAAGCCGCATGGTTCACCGAGCTCCGCCAGCTCGCCGACCACCTCGCCGGCCCGCCGCCCCCGGACGCCTGGGCCGCAATCGCGAGCGACGTTCGGTAGATGCAAGCGAGGCGGAAGCTTCAAAGCCTCCGCCCCGCCCCCCTCTCCCGGCAGCAGCCCGCGCAGGCGGGCTTCGCGCCGTTGTAGCCCCGGGCTTCAGCCCCAGGGCGATGCCGAGGTGATCGATGGACCCGTCGCCGGTCGATGCGGTTCGACGGAACGTCGGCGGATGCGCGGCGGTGTATGCAATTGAAGATGCGAAAGGGAGGATCGTGGTGACGGAGCTTCGGGAGATGCTGGAGGCGCGGGGCGCGGTGTTCACCGACGTGGCGGGCGCCGAGGTGCCGCGCCACTTCGGTGACGGCAGCGCGGAGTACCGCGCCGTGCGCGAGGTGGCCGGCGTGGCGCTCCGCGGCGACCGCGCGCTCGTGCGCATGTGGGGGCGCGACCCGGTGAAGATGGTCCAGGGGCTGGTGACGAACGACCTCGCCGGCGCGCCGGCGGGCCAGGGCGTCTACGCGGCCATGCTCACGCCCAAGGGCCGCACCATCGCGGAGATGCGCATCTTCCGGCGCGAGCTCGCCACGGGCGTCGAGGTCCTCATCGACCTGCCGCGCGAGGCGCTGGAAGGCACGCGCGACCATCTCAAGAAGTTCGTCCCGCCCATGTTCGCCCGCTGGGCGGACGCGTCGCAGGAGATGGGCGTCGTCGGCGTCTACGGACCCCGCGCACGCGAGGTGACGGGCCGCGCGCTAGGCCGGGAGATGGACGAGCTCGGGGAAGACGCCTTCGTGGAGGCGACGTTCGACGGCGAGCCGGTGATGGTGGCCGGCACTCGCGCCGTCGGCGGCGAGGAGGGCTACGAAGTCTTCGCGTCCGCCGCGCTGCCGGCGGTGTGGAGGGCGATGGCAGATGCCTCGACGGACGTAGGAGGAAGGCCCGTGGGATTCGGCGCGCTGGAGACGCTGCGCATCGAGGCAGGACGCCCGCGCTACGGCAGCGACATCACGGACGAGACGATCCCCACCGAAGCGTACGAATCCACCGGCCTGCTCAACCGCGCCATCTCGTTCACCAAGGGCTGCTACACGGGGCAGGAAGTCATCATCCGCATCGCGCACCGCGGGCACGTGAACCGCCACCTCCGCGGCCTGCTGCTGGGCGACGGACCGGCTCCAGCGGCGCGTTCGCCCCTGCATCACCCGGAAACGGGCAAGGACGTGGGCCGCATCACCAGCGTCGCGTTCTCGCCGCTGCTGGGGCAGACGGTCGCGCTCGGCTACGTGCGCCGCGAGGTGGAGCCCGGCGCCACCGTCCGCGTCGGCGCGCCGGACGGGCCGCCCGCGACGGTCGCGCATCTCCCGTTCACCGCGGAAACCGGCGATGCTTGACGCAAACCGTTCCGCGCTCAAGGAGTGGGCGGCCGTGGAGCGCGCCCTGGCCGACGGGCGCACGGCGCTGCTGATCCGCAAGGGCGGGATCCATGAGAAGCGCGGGGGTTTCGAGGTGGAGCACCGCGAGTTCTGGCTCTTCCCCACGGGTTTCCACCAGAACGCGGACGAGTTGGCGGACGACTTCCGCGGCCTGGCCGGGCTGCCCGTGCCGCCCTCGCGCGACGAGGTGCGGCTGGGCGTGTACGCGGTTGTGGAAGAGGCCTTCCGCGTGGAGAGCCTGGACGCGCTGGAGCGGCTGAAGGGCCTGCACCCGCTGGCGCCGGAGACCATCCGCTCGCGCTTCGCGTATCGGAACAAGCCGTATCTGCATGCGCTGGTGCTGCGCGCGCACGTGCTTCCCGAGCCGCACGTCGTCCCCAACACGCTCGATTACGAGGGCTGCATAAGCTGGGTGCAGATGGACGCCGAGCTGCCCACCGCCACCGCCCGGCCCGCCATGCTCGACGCGGAGTTCGCACGCACGCGCGCCCAGATCCTGGACCGTCTCGGCACCGAGGGAGTCGTCCGCATCTGAGCCGGACGGGCTGCATCGATCCACGGCAACAACGACTGCGGACTCACGCGGAGCCGCGGAGAGCGCGGAGAACGGCCGGAGCGTGCACTTCTCCGCGTCCTCCGCGCCTCCGCGTGAGACCTTTTTTCGGACGGTATGACGAAGCCCCGGGTGAGCGAATCACCCGGGGCTTCAGCGTTGTTCCATCCACCGAACCCGAGGTGCTGGGTTCAGCGGAGCAGGCGGCCCAGCCAGTCGCGGACGGTGCCCGTGCGGTCGCGGTACACGTTGCCGTTCGTGAGGCGGTTGCCGTACCGGTCGCGCCAGACGCCGTGGCTGTCGCGGTACGCCCGGTCCGTGCGATAACCGCAGTTGGCCGCCGTGTTGTGCGGGTTGCCGCGGCCCTGGCACCAGCCCGGAGGCGCGTTGCGCGTCGTGGTCGCGGCGCGCCTGGTGCTGGTGCGGTGCACCATCTGGGACGAGTGCGTCTCGGTGCGGGCCCGCGTGACCGTGCGGGCGGGGGCGGTGCGCACCACCGTCTGCTGCGGATGGTCCTTGTCGTGGCCGTTGCCGTGCCCGCCGCCGTTGCCGTGGCCCTTCTGCGCCGCCACGGGCGAGGCGGAAACCGCGATGGCCAGCGCGAACGCGGCCGAGATCTTCGTCATCGAGAGCTTCATCGTCACATCTCCGTGCAAGGGGACTACCGAACCGACGCCGTCCACCAACGCAAGGCCGATGCCCCGCAAGCACTTAGGCGCGAATTCCCCAATCGGACGCAGGGGAAACGGGCGTCGCGCGGACCGATTCTCCAGCACCGGCGATCCTCGAATCGTCTCGCGATCAGGACACATCCGATCGTGCGTTCAGGACGGTCCGCGATTCGGCCCGAGTCGTCGCCCCCACGAGAAAACCCTCTGCCTCCATGAAGAGCGTCAGCCAGACGGAGCGAACGCGCAGGGCCTTACACCGCGGCGGCCGCTCCCGCGTGCATCTCCGCGGCGATGCGGATGGTGGCGACGTGGATGTCCACGGTGTCGGCGGTGTCGCGGGCGTAGCCGCCGGCCATGGTGATCGCGACAGGGATCCCCGCGTCGCGGCAGAGGCCCAGCACCAGCCGGTCGCGTTCCGCCAGCCCCTCCTTGCTCATCGCCAGGCGCCCGAAGCGGTCCTCGCGCCACGGGTCCGCACCCGCGAGGTAGACCACGAGGTCCGGGCGGAAATCCGCCAGCACGTGCGGCACGTGCAGCTCCAGCGCGGCCAGGAAGGCGTCGTCACCGGCGCGGTCGGGCAGCTCCACGTCCAGCGTGCTGCGCTCCTTGCGGAACGGGTAGTTGCGCGCGCCGTGGATGGAGAAGGAGAAGACGGAGGGGTCGGCCGCGAACACCGCCGCCGTGCCGTTGCCCTGGTGGACGTCGCAATCCACGATCGCCGCCCGCCCGATGCGCCCCTCGCACTGGAGCACGCGCACGGCCACGGCCGCGTCGTTGAACACGCAGAAGCCCTCGCCGTGGTCCGCGTACGCGTGATGCGTGCCGCCCGCCAGGTTCACCGCCGCGCCCCAACGGCCGCCGTCTCGCTCGTCCAGCGCCACGCGCGAGGCGGCGATCGTCGCGCCCACCGAGCGGCGCGAGCGCTCCACCATCTCAGGGCTCCACGGAAAGCCGATGCGCCGCTGCTCCAGCGGCTGGAGCGTCCCGCCGCGCACGTTCGCCAGGTACTCGGCTCCGTGCACCAGCCCCAGCTCATCCCAATCCGCCGCCGGGGGCTCGTCCATCTCCTCCGGCCGCAGCACGCCCTCCGCCAGGCAGCGCTCGCGGACGCGCGCGTACTTGTCCATCGGGAAGCGGTGCCCATCCGGGAGCGGCAGGACGAACCTATCCGTGTAGAAGGCGCGCACCGCGGCTACGCCCCGTCCCGCTCGCTCAGGCTCGCACCCTCGCCCGCAAACGGGAAAGGGTTGGGCGTCGAAGACATCGCTGCGATTGGAGACGTTCCGGCCGGGGGAGAATCCGATCGGCAGACCGTTGATGCACGGCAGACGGAAGATGCGAGGCGAGCGGGGGATGCGGACGCGGTCACGGGATGCCGGCGACCTTGTGCGTCTGCACGGAGAGGCGCCACGGCGGCCCCAGCTCCATCACGGCGCGGATGGCTTCGTCGTAGTTGGGGCCGCCGCGCTCCGGCAGGTCCACCGGCTGGAGGAAGTAGTTCGCGAACCGCGTCCCCTCGGCGATGCGGCGCACGGCATCCACGGTGGGCGTGATACCGGGGGCGAAGGCGCCGCTGTAGAGCAGCTTCATCTCGTCCCCCTCCTTCTGCGCGAACTCTGCCTGCTTGGGGGAGACGGTGAGCCAGTCCACCAGCGAGCGGTCCACGGGCCGCGAGCCGTTGCTCTCCATGGAGATGCGGTAGCCGCGCGCCCGCAGCGCGTCGGACAGCGGACGGTCGAACTGGAGGCTGGGCTCGCCGCCCGTCGCTACCAGCAGCAGCCCCGGCACCTCCGCCCCGAACCCCTCGATCGCCGTCTGCCGCACGAGGTCCAGTGTGCCTTCCAGGTCCGGCGTGACGCTGGCCTTCACCCAGTCGGTGTCGCACCAGGGGCAAATGTCGTAGCCCAGGTTGCACCCCGCGAAGCGCAGGAACACCGACGGCGTCCCCGCCTGCGCACCCTCGCCCTGCAGGGTGGCGAAGACCTCCTTGATCGCGTACCGCTTGCCCGTCTTCTCCACGCTTCCCAAGCCTCTGAAAGATCCGCACTTCCGTCATCCCGACGCGGGAAGATAACACCCCGCCCGCCCCTCGCTCCACCCTGCGACGAGTCGTGCATCGTCCGTATCACGAGCAACACAGTTCGGGCCAGCGCGCATGCCGGGAAGCCCCTCGTGGGACACGGCTGTCCCAAGCTGTCCCCACCGGGCCCCATTAGCGCAAACACCGCGGCTGTCAACCCGAGGACAAAGCGTTACGCCACAATCCTTTGCGTTTGGGCCTGCCCCTGGCCCCCGCCTTGCCTTACCGCGTACCCGAGTCGGGCTCGCGCATGCGGGCCATGACTACTTCGCTGGGGGGACAGCGACGCAGGAACTCCGCGACATCCTCTAGTTCCGCAGCACAGACCCGCACCGCCGCCCGCAGCAAAACACCCGCCCGACCCCTTCGACGCTGCCCACCCCCCGAATGGGACCGAAGCCTCCCCGGCTTCGGTCCCTCGTTCGTTGTGGGAACCGGCCACTCTCCGAACTCTCTCGGAGACCTTTGTTTACGTCGGCCGACACTCCTTGTCTCCCGAGGCGTTCCGGAAATGCTCTCTGCCTCCGCAAGCGGAAAGGGTTGGGATTTCCTGCGCCCCCGGGGTCCGCCGGCGTGCACGGAAGGCAGGCACCGGGTCAGTCCTCTTCGGGAGACTTTGCGCTGTGGTTGCCGCGGCTTCAAGCGCCCAAGCACCTGGGACACGAACGTCCCTTCGCGAAGAGCGACGCTGCCGAGGTGGGACTTCCCAAGGCCGGCGGAGCACAGTCGGCGATGCTCGCCTCAAGCGTATCGCATCCCCCGCCTGTCTCTCTCCCCGAACGCCGCCGGGGGTACGCCGGTTCGCGTCGTCGCCCGTGCATCTCCCCGAAGCCGTTGCGGGATCGGAGCTACGCCGAGGACGCGCGAACACCCTACGTCTCGCGAAATCACAGGGGATGATGCGCATCTGCCGATGCCGGCCCGCAGCAGTTTTCGGTGGATGGAGAGCATAGATCAGCATCCGCCTGCATGATCGATGACGGCGGTTCGCGGAGGCGGCGCGAGGACGGAACAACGGCGAGGACGTGCGGTACTTGACTCGCCGGTAGAGTTCTTTACTCGCGAGTTTTAGGATGACCCTGAAAGAACGGCAGTGGCAGCTTCGCGAGGACGCGATCCTGGACGCTGCGTACGAGATCATCGCCCAGCGCGGCACCGCCGACGTCGGCATGGACGACGTGGCGGGCCGCGCGGGTGTTTCCAAGCCCACGCTCTACCAGCACTTCGCAGGCAAGGACGAGCTGATCGTGAGCGTGAGCATGCGGCTCATGGCGCAGAGCGAGGCCGCGCTGGCCGCGAGAGAGCCCGGCACGCCCGCTCTGCGCCACCTGGCCCGCACGCTCCAGGAGAGCGTGGCCCGCCGCGCCGGCCTGTGGTCCGCCCGCGTGGCGATCCCGCGCGAGATGGCGGAGGCGAACGCGCAGTACCGTGCGCAGCGCACGCGCGTGCAGGCCGAGCTGGCCCGCCTGGTGGACGAGGCGAAGGCCGAGGGCGACGTGGACCCGCGCTTTCCCACGCCGGTGGTGGTGCGCATGCTGTCGCGCCTGTTCCGCGGCGACTACGAGGACCTGCTGGCGGACGGCACGGTGTCGCCGGAGGAGCTGGGATCGGTGCTGATCGGGATCGCCTTCGGGGGGCTGCGGCCGCGCCTGGAGGCCGAGGACGGCTGGCTGGACATGGACGACGCGCAGCGGGGGCTTCCCGCCGCGCCGCAACGTGCAAGGACCGCGTAGATGATGGTACGGACCCAACGCTCTTCCCCGCGCCTGGCGTGCATCGCCTGCGCGCTGCTGGCCGCCCTGCTGGGCCTCGCGATCGCGCGTCCCGTGCTGGCGCAGACGAGCCCCGGCGCGGGCTCGACCCCGCAGGCCACCGCCGCGGCTGAGCAGCGCAGTCCCCTCAGCCTGGCCGACGTGGTGGCGCTGGCGCTCCAGAACAACCCGCAGACGCGGGTGGCGTTCGCGACGGCGCGCGCCGCGGCGGCGGAGTACGGCTCCGCGCGGGGCCGCCTCTTCCCCACCATCAACGCCAGCGCCCCCATCTCCCGAACGCACGGCGTGTCCGGCGGCACGGGCACCACGTCCGGCACTGGGACGGGCACCGGGACCGACACGACGGGCACCGGTGGCACGGGTGCGCGCGCCGGCGGCAGCGGCGACCGGACGACGTTCACGCCCGGCCTCACGCTCTCGTACCTGCTCTTCGACTTCGGCGGGCGCAGCGGCACCATCGATGCTGCCCGTCAGGCCGCCGCCGCCGCGTCGCTCCAGGGCGACGTGACCACGCAGTCGGTGGTGCTCCAGGCGGAGAGCGCCTTCTTCTCGTACAACGCCGCCCGCGACCTCGCGGAAGCCGAGCGCGCCAACGTGGGCATGGCGGCCGAGGCGCGCGACGCGACGGTGGCGCGCTTCCGCGCCGGGCTGGCGACGGTGGCCGACACGCTCCAGGCCAGCACCGCGCTGGCCCGCTCGCAACTCGACCTGCTCACCGCACAGGGCCAGGTGCAGACGGCGCGCGGCAACCTTGCCGCCGCCATGGGCACCAGCGCCGACGTGCCGTTCCAGGTGGAGGCCACGGGCGCCACGTCTGCCGTCGCCATCGTAGGTGCCGGTGTGGACAGCCTGATGGCGCGCGCCGTCCGCGAGCGGCCGGACCTGGCCGCGGCCCGCGCGCAGGCCGCCGGGGCCGAGGCGCAGGTGCGCGTGGCGCGCTCGGCGCTGCTGCCGTCG contains:
- a CDS encoding VOC family protein, which encodes MPRPVHFEISADDPERLASFYSGVFGWSVQKWEGPQDYWLIKTGETGTPGIDGGMTRRNPGPAGTVNTIDVPSVDEFVEKVTSAGGTVALPKMAVPGVGWLAYCVDPEGTLFGMMQADPSAK
- a CDS encoding polysaccharide deacetylase family protein, whose translation is MQHKTTAALAAAFALALAACGGKDNGGAAANGQVAANGGATTGGTADSGAAQAANAGASQTAPTGPVGPTSNLPPNELGTIMVLEYHRLGDKEGEWYRSRAHFQHDLETLYQKGYRPVTMRQVADGDINLPAGTTPVVFVFDDSSLGQFYYLPNGQIDPNTMVGMWTAFKQRNPAWSGGGTFCVLPGAEHPSNFWGEKKSKEVPKAQREAEIKRKVDYVLSQGHEICNHTMWHAKLSQYPDAFVQDQIGSGIDSISHYLPADYKIVTFALPLGLWPKNRQLAWHGTYRNGKTYTQQTVLEVSGGPNESPFDARYDPHSVNRVIAAPGALDAQLAAYDRNPGSRYVSDGDPRTVTYPQSMESHLGRNHLGGRTPKAVAGGAAPAAAPAKT
- a CDS encoding mismatch-specific DNA-glycosylase, yielding MENLLPSLLAPGLRLLFVGFNPSVRAARLGHYYAGRNNQFWALLGASGITPRRLAYTEDRLVSTLGIGITDLVPRPTRAAADVSEAEYRAGAARLRERLAELRPAVVPYNGKGVYLRAARVATAPWGLQPGRIVPGVADFVVPSPSGLARLPFAEKAAWFTELRQLADHLAGPPPPDAWAAIASDVR
- a CDS encoding glycine cleavage T C-terminal barrel domain-containing protein — encoded protein: MTELREMLEARGAVFTDVAGAEVPRHFGDGSAEYRAVREVAGVALRGDRALVRMWGRDPVKMVQGLVTNDLAGAPAGQGVYAAMLTPKGRTIAEMRIFRRELATGVEVLIDLPREALEGTRDHLKKFVPPMFARWADASQEMGVVGVYGPRAREVTGRALGREMDELGEDAFVEATFDGEPVMVAGTRAVGGEEGYEVFASAALPAVWRAMADASTDVGGRPVGFGALETLRIEAGRPRYGSDITDETIPTEAYESTGLLNRAISFTKGCYTGQEVIIRIAHRGHVNRHLRGLLLGDGPAPAARSPLHHPETGKDVGRITSVAFSPLLGQTVALGYVRREVEPGATVRVGAPDGPPATVAHLPFTAETGDA
- a CDS encoding DUF1802 family protein, with the protein product MLDANRSALKEWAAVERALADGRTALLIRKGGIHEKRGGFEVEHREFWLFPTGFHQNADELADDFRGLAGLPVPPSRDEVRLGVYAVVEEAFRVESLDALERLKGLHPLAPETIRSRFAYRNKPYLHALVLRAHVLPEPHVVPNTLDYEGCISWVQMDAELPTATARPAMLDAEFARTRAQILDRLGTEGVVRI
- a CDS encoding histone deacetylase, producing MDKYARVRERCLAEGVLRPEEMDEPPAADWDELGLVHGAEYLANVRGGTLQPLEQRRIGFPWSPEMVERSRRSVGATIAASRVALDERDGGRWGAAVNLAGGTHHAYADHGEGFCVFNDAAVAVRVLQCEGRIGRAAIVDCDVHQGNGTAAVFAADPSVFSFSIHGARNYPFRKERSTLDVELPDRAGDDAFLAALELHVPHVLADFRPDLVVYLAGADPWREDRFGRLAMSKEGLAERDRLVLGLCRDAGIPVAITMAGGYARDTADTVDIHVATIRIAAEMHAGAAAAV
- a CDS encoding TetR/AcrR family transcriptional regulator, with product MTLKERQWQLREDAILDAAYEIIAQRGTADVGMDDVAGRAGVSKPTLYQHFAGKDELIVSVSMRLMAQSEAALAAREPGTPALRHLARTLQESVARRAGLWSARVAIPREMAEANAQYRAQRTRVQAELARLVDEAKAEGDVDPRFPTPVVVRMLSRLFRGDYEDLLADGTVSPEELGSVLIGIAFGGLRPRLEAEDGWLDMDDAQRGLPAAPQRARTA
- a CDS encoding TolC family protein, whose product is MMVRTQRSSPRLACIACALLAALLGLAIARPVLAQTSPGAGSTPQATAAAEQRSPLSLADVVALALQNNPQTRVAFATARAAAAEYGSARGRLFPTINASAPISRTHGVSGGTGTTSGTGTGTGTDTTGTGGTGARAGGSGDRTTFTPGLTLSYLLFDFGGRSGTIDAARQAAAAASLQGDVTTQSVVLQAESAFFSYNAARDLAEAERANVGMAAEARDATVARFRAGLATVADTLQASTALARSQLDLLTAQGQVQTARGNLAAAMGTSADVPFQVEATGATSAVAIVGAGVDSLMARAVRERPDLAAARAQAAGAEAQVRVARSALLPSLTVSSNAGHTFSDQPNSSGNTYGVSLGVQVPVFSGRSRQYDVRAARAELDAAQARVDVARVNVANQVFTSYAGLQVAGGRVRVSQELLASAVLSEQVARGRYAEGVGSFLDLLTAQQALADARAQAAQARWQWQTALAQLAHDVGTLDTAGATGLPLNTGNPTVPEVIR